One Algibacter sp. L3A6 genomic region harbors:
- a CDS encoding FtsW/RodA/SpoVE family cell cycle protein: MQTLFKNIKGDRLIWAIVALLAILSFLPVYSAASDLAYSKYDGNTFISFVKHFMHLVLGFAIMYGVHKIPYRYFKGLSLVMLPVVGVLLLITMAQGTVMGGASASRWIKIPVVGLSFQTSTLAFVVLMVYVARYMSKVKDEVITFKASILPLWAPVFIVLALILPSNFSTAAIMFLMVMILVFLGGYPVRYMAIILGSGLVALILFIMVAKLTTGPLNVKVTTWENRIKNYSDSEDTDADYQIEKAKIAIASGGITGVGPGKSIQKHALPQSSSDFIFAIIIEEYGLIGGFSIMILYMWLLFRVVIVSQKSDTIFGKLLVLGVGLPIVFQALINMAVAVELFPVTGQTLPLVSSGGTSIWMTCLAIGIILSVSARREEMKEKEINEDNPLEILSEAI; this comes from the coding sequence ATGCAAACGCTATTTAAAAACATAAAGGGAGATCGATTAATTTGGGCCATTGTAGCACTACTAGCTATATTGTCCTTCTTGCCTGTGTACAGTGCAGCGAGCGATTTGGCATATAGTAAATACGATGGAAATACATTTATTTCGTTCGTAAAACACTTTATGCATTTGGTTTTAGGGTTTGCAATTATGTATGGAGTGCACAAAATTCCGTACCGTTATTTTAAGGGGCTGTCTTTAGTGATGCTACCTGTGGTTGGAGTTTTGTTATTAATTACCATGGCGCAAGGTACGGTAATGGGTGGTGCAAGTGCGAGTCGGTGGATTAAAATACCGGTTGTAGGTTTGTCTTTCCAGACATCTACGTTGGCCTTCGTGGTTTTAATGGTTTATGTGGCGCGATATATGTCGAAAGTAAAAGACGAAGTCATCACATTCAAAGCTTCTATTTTGCCGCTTTGGGCACCTGTATTTATTGTGCTGGCTTTAATTTTACCATCTAACTTTTCTACGGCTGCTATTATGTTTTTAATGGTAATGATTTTGGTGTTTTTAGGAGGTTATCCCGTACGTTATATGGCTATTATCTTGGGTTCGGGCTTAGTTGCTTTAATACTATTTATTATGGTAGCTAAACTAACAACAGGGCCTTTAAATGTTAAAGTAACAACTTGGGAGAATAGAATTAAGAACTATTCTGATAGTGAAGATACTGATGCCGATTATCAAATAGAAAAAGCGAAAATAGCTATTGCTTCTGGAGGAATTACTGGTGTTGGACCAGGTAAAAGTATTCAGAAACATGCTTTGCCACAATCGTCTTCCGATTTCATTTTTGCTATAATTATTGAGGAATACGGTTTAATTGGAGGTTTTTCAATCATGATTTTATACATGTGGTTATTGTTTAGAGTGGTAATTGTTTCTCAAAAATCGGATACTATTTTTGGGAAATTATTGGTGTTAGGCGTTGGGTTGCCTATTGTTTTTCAAGCTTTAATAAATATGGCTGTTGCTGTAGAATTGTTCCCGGTAACGGGGCAAACTTTACCTTTGGTTAGTAGTGGAGGAACATCGATTTGGATGACCTGTTTAGCGATAGGTATTATACTTAGCGTAAGTGCTAGACGCGAGGAAATGAAGGAAAAAGAAATAAATGAAGATAATCCGTTAGAAATTCTTTCGGAGGCTATATAA
- the murG gene encoding undecaprenyldiphospho-muramoylpentapeptide beta-N-acetylglucosaminyltransferase translates to MKPYKIILSGGGTGGHIYPAIAIANELKLRYPDAQFLFVGASDRMEMEKVPQAGFDIKGLWISGIQRKLTFKNLMFPFKLISSLWKANTIVRRFKPDVAIGTGGFASGPLLQIANSKGVPTLIQEQNSYPGITNKFLAKKAKKICVAYDNLERFFPQDKIIKTGNPVRQGLLDIDTKREEAIKHFDLKPGKVTLLVIGGSLGARRINQLIEKKLDFLDTQNVQIIWQCGKLYYQQYKIYGNTKNVQVHEFLNNMDLAYAAADVVISRAGASSVSELCIVGKPVIFIPSPNVAEDHQTKNAMAVVDKDAAMIIKEEDLDADFQNKFSKLIAAPDRQAELGRNIKELALVNATKDIVNEVEKLLKK, encoded by the coding sequence ATGAAACCATATAAAATTATATTATCGGGAGGTGGAACAGGCGGACATATTTATCCGGCTATCGCTATTGCAAACGAATTAAAGTTGCGTTATCCTGATGCTCAATTTTTGTTTGTTGGCGCAAGCGATCGTATGGAAATGGAAAAGGTACCACAAGCCGGTTTTGATATTAAAGGACTTTGGATTTCGGGCATTCAGCGTAAGTTAACCTTTAAGAATTTAATGTTTCCGTTTAAGTTAATTAGTAGTTTGTGGAAAGCTAATACAATTGTAAGACGTTTTAAGCCCGATGTGGCTATTGGAACTGGCGGATTTGCAAGCGGACCATTATTGCAAATTGCAAATTCTAAAGGAGTGCCTACTTTAATTCAGGAGCAAAATTCGTATCCAGGAATTACAAATAAATTTTTAGCTAAAAAAGCTAAAAAAATATGTGTAGCCTATGATAATTTGGAGCGCTTTTTTCCTCAAGATAAAATTATAAAAACTGGTAACCCGGTACGCCAAGGTTTGTTGGATATTGATACCAAAAGAGAAGAGGCGATAAAGCATTTCGATTTAAAACCTGGTAAAGTAACACTTTTGGTTATTGGTGGGAGTTTAGGTGCGAGACGCATTAATCAGTTAATAGAAAAGAAATTAGATTTTCTCGACACACAGAATGTCCAAATTATTTGGCAATGCGGTAAATTATATTACCAACAATATAAAATTTATGGTAATACAAAAAATGTGCAGGTTCATGAGTTTTTAAACAACATGGATTTAGCCTATGCAGCTGCAGATGTGGTGATTTCGAGAGCGGGAGCGAGTTCTGTTTCGGAACTTTGTATTGTTGGGAAACCAGTAATTTTTATTCCATCGCCAAATGTTGCTGAAGATCATCAGACCAAAAACGCTATGGCTGTCGTAGATAAAGATGCAGCTATGATTATTAAAGAAGAAGATTTGGATGCCGATTTTCAAAATAAGTTCTCGAAACTTATTGCAGCACCCGATCGTCAGGCAGAATTAGGACGAAACATAAAAGAGTTGGCATTAGTAAATGCAACAAAAGATATAGTAAATGAGGTTGAAAAACTTCTAAAGAAATAA
- the murC gene encoding UDP-N-acetylmuramate--L-alanine ligase: MNLNNIHNIYFIGIGGIGMSAIARYFNANNKLVAGYDKAQTEITDALVELGMQVHFDDDIKQIDLAFLNSENTLVVYTPAVPKDHSELNYFKANGFNVLKRSEILGLITENTICLAVAGTHGKTTTTSILGHLMHECQVELTAFLGGISENYNSNLILKGTEVSVVEADEFDRSFMTLSPDFAGITSMDADHLDIYGDASELKKTFEDFTKRLKPNGKLFVKNGLPLKGITYGIEDNSDYAVQNIKIINGAYVFDVKTPTTVLENLEFNLPGRHNLSNALLALAMAVEYGCPYQQLAKALASYKGVKRRFTYQIKTDSLVYIDDYAHHPEEINAVHQAVREMYPSKSVLAIFQPHLFSRTKDFIDDFAQSLSQFDELMLLDIYPARELPIEGVTSEWLLSKVTSEKKQLVSKANLLAEIKKSKAQVILTIGAGDIGEQVKHIKKELSFES, translated from the coding sequence ATGAATTTAAATAATATACATAACATCTATTTTATTGGCATTGGTGGCATTGGCATGAGTGCTATAGCGCGCTATTTTAATGCGAATAATAAGCTTGTGGCGGGTTATGATAAAGCGCAAACTGAAATTACTGATGCTTTAGTAGAGTTAGGTATGCAAGTCCATTTTGATGATGATATAAAGCAGATTGATTTGGCTTTTTTAAATTCAGAAAACACATTGGTGGTTTATACACCAGCGGTACCAAAAGATCATTCGGAATTAAATTATTTTAAAGCCAATGGTTTTAATGTTTTAAAACGTTCTGAAATTTTAGGTTTGATTACAGAAAACACCATTTGTTTGGCTGTTGCTGGAACTCACGGAAAAACCACAACAACAAGTATTCTTGGGCATTTAATGCATGAATGCCAAGTTGAGCTTACTGCATTTTTAGGGGGTATTAGTGAAAACTATAATTCTAACCTTATTTTAAAAGGGACAGAGGTTTCTGTTGTAGAAGCCGATGAGTTCGATCGTTCGTTTATGACCTTGTCTCCAGATTTCGCAGGTATAACATCGATGGATGCCGATCATTTAGATATTTACGGTGATGCTTCAGAATTAAAAAAGACTTTTGAAGATTTTACAAAACGATTAAAACCTAACGGAAAACTGTTTGTTAAAAACGGATTGCCTTTAAAAGGAATTACATACGGTATTGAGGATAATTCTGATTATGCTGTTCAAAATATAAAAATAATAAATGGCGCGTATGTTTTTGACGTAAAAACACCAACTACAGTGCTAGAAAATTTGGAGTTTAACCTACCAGGTAGGCATAATTTGTCTAATGCATTATTGGCTTTGGCGATGGCTGTAGAATATGGTTGCCCGTACCAACAGCTCGCCAAAGCATTAGCATCTTACAAAGGTGTTAAGCGTAGGTTTACTTATCAAATTAAAACGGATAGTTTGGTGTATATCGATGATTATGCCCATCATCCAGAAGAAATTAATGCTGTGCATCAAGCCGTTCGCGAAATGTATCCAAGTAAAAGCGTGTTGGCTATTTTTCAGCCGCATCTATTCAGCAGAACTAAAGATTTTATTGACGATTTTGCTCAAAGTTTATCTCAGTTCGATGAGTTGATGCTTTTAGATATTTATCCTGCACGAGAATTACCTATAGAAGGTGTAACATCGGAATGGTTGTTGAGTAAGGTTACAAGTGAGAAAAAGCAGTTGGTGAGTAAAGCAAACCTGCTAGCTGAAATTAAGAAAAGTAAAGCTCAAGTTATTTTAACTATTGGAGCGGGAGATATTGGAGAACAAGTAAAACATATTAAAAAAGAGCTGAGTTTTGAAAGTTAA
- a CDS encoding cell division protein FtsQ/DivIB → MKVNWNYIKMVALFCLVVFLFAFASGRNNARLVTEPAIKFTGEDNLFVTNETVSKLLTQNYGGAQNVAKETLDLNKLENVLKSNPMIKSAEVYVAVNGTLNAEIKQKTPIARVSTNASYYIDDRGFFMPLSNNYSARVPLVTGVVEKNNLENIFKIATKIREDEFLKMNVIEIHQNANNRLFLKLRQCKFLVQLGDLDLLDKKINNLKAFYQKNIKEKTLDNYSKVNLQFDNQVVCTKI, encoded by the coding sequence TTGAAAGTTAATTGGAATTACATAAAAATGGTGGCTTTGTTCTGCTTGGTGGTTTTTCTATTTGCTTTTGCATCGGGAAGAAACAATGCTAGATTGGTTACGGAGCCTGCTATAAAATTTACAGGAGAAGATAACTTATTTGTTACTAATGAGACTGTTAGTAAGTTGTTAACACAAAATTACGGTGGTGCTCAAAACGTTGCTAAAGAAACTTTAGATTTGAATAAGTTAGAAAATGTGCTCAAATCGAACCCCATGATTAAGAGTGCTGAAGTGTATGTTGCAGTAAACGGAACACTTAACGCGGAAATAAAACAAAAAACACCAATAGCAAGAGTTAGTACAAATGCGTCTTATTATATTGACGATCGTGGTTTTTTTATGCCTTTATCTAATAATTATTCGGCTAGAGTACCACTTGTAACAGGTGTTGTTGAGAAAAACAACTTAGAAAACATTTTTAAAATAGCGACAAAAATTAGAGAAGATGAGTTTTTAAAAATGAATGTTATAGAAATTCATCAAAATGCCAATAATAGGCTGTTTTTAAAATTAAGACAGTGTAAGTTTTTAGTGCAATTAGGTGATTTAGACCTATTAGACAAAAAAATAAATAATTTGAAGGCATTTTATCAAAAAAATATCAAAGAAAAGACGCTAGATAATTATAGCAAAGTAAATTTGCAATTCGATAACCAAGTAGTATGTACCAAAATATAA
- the ftsA gene encoding cell division protein FtsA: MEHNISVGLDIGTTKIVAMIGRKNEYGKLEILGIGKSKSLGVHRGVVNNITQTIQSIQQAVQEAEAAAELKIDGVTVGIAGQHIRSLQHSDYITRPNSDHVIDDEDIDRLINQVHKLVMLPGEEIIHVLPQEYKVDGQAEIKEPIGMYGGRLEANFHVVVGQVSSIRNVGRCIQSADLNLEGITLEPLASANAVLSQEEKEAGVALIDIGGGTTDLAIFRDGIIRHTAVIPFGGNVITEDIKEGCSIIEKQAELLKIKFGSAWPGENKDNEIVSIPGLRGREPKEITLKNLSKIIHARVVEIIEQVYVEIKNYGHEEQKKNLIAGIVLTGGGSQLKHLKQLVEYITGMDTRIGYPNEHLAGDSNEDVTSPLFATAVGLVLDGLKRQERKKIEQQVEEEVVVEEATEHPTEDVEEEIKAEPVRERRSFLDKLTDRVKDFLDNAE; this comes from the coding sequence ATGGAGCATAACATATCAGTAGGATTAGATATAGGAACCACAAAAATTGTGGCTATGATTGGTCGTAAAAATGAATACGGCAAACTTGAAATTTTAGGCATAGGTAAGTCTAAAAGCTTAGGTGTGCACCGTGGTGTAGTAAATAATATTACACAAACCATTCAATCAATTCAGCAAGCAGTTCAAGAAGCAGAAGCTGCAGCAGAATTAAAAATTGACGGTGTAACGGTTGGTATTGCTGGACAGCATATCCGTAGTTTACAACATAGTGATTATATAACCAGACCAAACTCAGATCATGTTATTGATGATGAGGATATAGATCGTTTAATAAACCAAGTGCATAAGTTGGTTATGTTACCCGGTGAAGAAATTATCCATGTCTTGCCTCAAGAATATAAGGTGGATGGTCAGGCAGAAATAAAAGAACCTATCGGGATGTACGGTGGCCGTTTGGAAGCTAATTTCCATGTGGTTGTTGGGCAAGTATCATCTATTCGTAATGTTGGTCGATGTATACAAAGTGCTGATTTAAATTTAGAAGGTATCACTTTAGAACCTTTAGCTTCTGCTAATGCGGTTTTAAGTCAAGAAGAAAAAGAAGCCGGTGTCGCTTTAATTGATATAGGTGGTGGTACAACCGATTTAGCTATTTTTAGAGATGGTATTATTCGCCATACTGCAGTAATCCCTTTTGGTGGAAATGTTATTACTGAAGATATAAAAGAAGGTTGTTCAATTATTGAAAAACAAGCCGAATTATTAAAAATAAAGTTTGGTTCAGCATGGCCAGGCGAAAATAAAGATAATGAAATTGTATCTATTCCTGGTTTGCGCGGTCGTGAACCAAAGGAAATTACATTAAAAAATCTCTCAAAAATTATTCACGCTCGTGTTGTAGAAATTATAGAGCAGGTCTATGTTGAAATTAAAAATTACGGTCACGAAGAGCAAAAGAAAAATCTAATTGCAGGTATTGTTTTAACAGGTGGAGGAAGCCAGTTAAAACATTTAAAGCAATTGGTAGAATATATTACTGGTATGGATACGCGAATAGGGTACCCTAACGAGCATTTAGCAGGCGATAGTAATGAAGATGTTACTAGCCCTCTTTTTGCAACAGCAGTAGGCTTGGTTTTAGATGGCTTGAAAAGACAAGAGCGTAAAAAAATAGAACAACAGGTAGAAGAGGAAGTTGTAGTCGAAGAAGCAACAGAACATCCTACCGAAGATGTAGAAGAAGAAATTAAAGCAGAACCGGTTAGAGAAAGACGTTCTTTTCTTGATAAATTAACCGATCGCGTTAAAGATTTTCTAGATAACGCAGAGTAA
- the ftsZ gene encoding cell division protein FtsZ produces MSSNKEFENIAFDLPKNQSNVIKVIGVGGGGSNAINHMFQQGIKGVDFYVCNTDAQALQNSGVPNKIQLGLNLTEGLGAGANPDIGEQSAVESFEDISQMLDSNTKMVFITAGMGGGTGTGAAPIIAKMAKDMDILTVGIVTMPFQFEGKMRIEQSQKGIEKLRGMVDSLIVINNNKLREVYGNLGFKAGFSKADEVLSTAARGIAEVITHHYTQNIDLRDAKTVLSNSGTAIMGSALASGQNRAQDAIRKALDSPLLNDNKITGAKNVLLLIVSGVQEITIDEIGEINDHIQNEAGHGANIIMGVGEDESLDESIAVTIIATGFNIEQQDEISNTETKKVIHSLSEEKEVEAKAVKEEVTPEVIAPPVVVEKKEEPKVVKHTLDLDEEEEFTFLEKSVIRKDKLSSPPQNINLIPTSEILKNMNVVYDEVRVNVEDEDDFIISSVNNQDDDYNEIEVLADEFEEEKQITLTFDLPISNETKKEPKKEEVVEKKVTFSLDDDDIKDIAVNDHVEVSAAKPNENGDIRYTLDDFSEVESSSNKKQTSSQEIVEEIEEDIVFERKVVQKEEVVKHSLPDEEEDIDPMNTPISELLKERAAERRRKMKDFNYKFNNAKIDDIEKVPAYKRQGVNLEDSKHSSDNDFSRTSIGLDDNDDLQVRRNNSFLHDNVD; encoded by the coding sequence ATGAGCAGCAACAAAGAATTCGAAAACATCGCATTTGATTTACCTAAAAATCAATCAAATGTTATTAAAGTTATTGGCGTTGGTGGTGGCGGTAGTAACGCTATCAATCACATGTTCCAACAAGGTATAAAGGGTGTCGATTTTTACGTATGTAATACCGATGCACAAGCCTTGCAAAACAGTGGTGTGCCAAACAAAATACAATTAGGTCTAAACTTAACCGAAGGTCTTGGTGCAGGAGCAAATCCTGATATCGGAGAGCAATCGGCAGTAGAAAGTTTTGAAGACATCTCTCAAATGTTAGATTCTAATACTAAAATGGTATTCATTACAGCCGGAATGGGTGGTGGTACAGGTACTGGTGCAGCACCTATTATTGCTAAAATGGCTAAAGATATGGATATTTTAACTGTTGGTATAGTTACTATGCCATTTCAGTTTGAAGGAAAAATGCGTATCGAGCAATCTCAAAAAGGTATTGAGAAATTGCGTGGTATGGTCGATTCATTAATTGTAATTAACAACAATAAACTTCGTGAAGTTTACGGAAATCTTGGTTTTAAAGCTGGGTTCTCGAAAGCAGATGAAGTGTTATCTACCGCTGCTCGTGGTATAGCCGAAGTTATTACACACCACTATACACAAAACATCGATTTACGTGATGCTAAAACCGTATTAAGTAATAGCGGAACAGCTATTATGGGGTCTGCATTAGCGTCGGGTCAAAACCGTGCGCAAGATGCTATCCGTAAGGCTTTAGATTCACCATTATTAAACGATAATAAAATTACAGGAGCTAAAAATGTACTGCTTTTAATTGTTTCTGGTGTACAAGAAATTACTATTGACGAAATAGGTGAAATTAACGATCATATCCAAAATGAAGCTGGCCATGGTGCTAACATCATTATGGGGGTTGGTGAAGATGAATCTTTAGACGAATCTATTGCTGTAACTATTATAGCAACGGGTTTTAATATTGAACAACAAGACGAAATTTCTAATACTGAAACTAAAAAAGTAATTCATTCTTTAAGTGAAGAGAAAGAAGTAGAAGCTAAAGCGGTTAAAGAAGAAGTTACGCCTGAAGTTATTGCTCCACCAGTTGTAGTAGAGAAAAAAGAAGAGCCTAAAGTTGTAAAACATACGTTGGATTTAGATGAAGAGGAGGAATTCACTTTTTTGGAAAAAAGCGTGATAAGAAAGGATAAATTATCATCGCCGCCACAAAATATTAATTTAATTCCTACCTCAGAAATTTTAAAAAACATGAATGTTGTTTATGACGAAGTTCGTGTTAATGTTGAAGATGAAGACGATTTCATTATAAGCTCTGTTAACAATCAAGATGATGACTACAACGAGATTGAAGTATTAGCAGACGAATTTGAAGAAGAAAAACAAATTACTTTAACCTTCGATTTACCAATTAGTAACGAGACTAAAAAGGAACCGAAAAAGGAAGAAGTTGTAGAGAAAAAAGTAACGTTTAGTTTAGATGATGATGATATTAAAGACATCGCTGTTAACGATCACGTAGAAGTATCTGCTGCAAAGCCAAATGAAAATGGTGATATTAGATATACGTTAGATGATTTTTCTGAGGTAGAATCTTCATCTAACAAAAAACAAACTTCAAGTCAGGAGATTGTAGAAGAAATAGAAGAAGATATCGTTTTCGAAAGAAAAGTGGTTCAAAAAGAAGAAGTTGTTAAGCATAGCCTTCCCGACGAAGAAGAGGATATTGACCCGATGAATACGCCAATTTCAGAATTACTGAAAGAACGTGCGGCTGAACGTCGTCGTAAAATGAAGGACTTCAACTATAAATTCAATAATGCAAAAATTGACGACATAGAAAAAGTACCTGCTTACAAGCGTCAAGGTGTGAATTTAGAAGATTCTAAACATTCATCTGATAACGATTTTTCAAGAACAAGTATTGGTTTAGATGATAATGATGATTTACAAGTAAGAAGAAATAACTCGTTTCTTCACGATAATGTAGATTAG
- a CDS encoding GatB/YqeY domain-containing protein, translating to MALQQDIMTALKTAMKSKDQTALTALRAVKSAILLAQTESGAKEELTEDQELKILQKQVKQRRDSAAIYLEQDREDLAAPELAEAEVISQFLPEALSDEEVEKVVVATIEKVGAQGMKDMGKVMGMVSSELAGKADGKTISNIVKAKLS from the coding sequence ATGGCTCTACAACAAGACATAATGACGGCGCTTAAAACCGCAATGAAATCTAAAGATCAAACGGCACTTACAGCTTTACGTGCTGTTAAATCGGCTATTTTATTAGCTCAGACAGAAAGTGGTGCAAAAGAAGAGTTAACGGAAGATCAAGAGCTAAAAATACTTCAGAAGCAAGTAAAACAGCGTCGCGATAGTGCCGCTATTTATTTAGAACAAGATAGAGAAGATTTAGCTGCTCCAGAATTAGCAGAAGCAGAAGTTATTTCTCAGTTTTTACCAGAAGCATTATCTGATGAGGAAGTTGAAAAGGTAGTGGTTGCAACTATTGAAAAAGTAGGAGCGCAAGGGATGAAAGATATGGGTAAAGTTATGGGTATGGTAAGTAGTGAACTTGCTGGAAAAGCAGATGGTAAAACCATTTCTAATATAGTAAAAGCAAAATTGTCTTAA
- a CDS encoding zinc-dependent peptidase translates to MTLLIQNDKYYIGTIIVAILVGVVIVMIFVFIKRVVMSIVDGLEMMYTFFTKRPAFVHLYVFIKKMKPEQIRILEEQFTFYNRLDEKNKLYFRHRVASFIDKKQFIGKEDFLITEQVQVLVSATAVMLTFGFRDFMIEAVENIIIYPTQYYSQLNKQYHKGEFNTRLKTLVLSWDSFIDGYRIEDDKLNLGIHEFAHAIHFNSIYQEDINSIIFIDTFNELRSLIAEDEFLKKRLVTSEYLRDYAFTNDFELLAVIVETFIETPQAFRNQFPVIYFKVRQMLNFDFPSY, encoded by the coding sequence ATGACCTTATTAATCCAAAATGATAAATACTACATAGGAACTATAATTGTTGCTATTCTGGTTGGTGTCGTAATTGTGATGATTTTCGTGTTTATAAAGAGAGTTGTTATGTCTATTGTAGACGGTTTGGAGATGATGTATACGTTCTTTACTAAGCGTCCGGCCTTTGTTCATTTATATGTTTTTATTAAAAAAATGAAGCCTGAGCAAATTCGAATTTTAGAAGAACAATTCACTTTTTATAATAGGCTCGATGAAAAAAATAAGCTTTACTTCAGGCATCGGGTAGCATCATTCATAGACAAAAAGCAATTTATTGGAAAAGAAGATTTTTTAATTACCGAACAAGTTCAGGTTTTAGTTTCAGCTACAGCTGTGATGTTAACCTTTGGTTTTAGAGATTTTATGATTGAGGCTGTTGAAAATATAATTATCTACCCAACCCAATATTATTCTCAATTAAATAAGCAGTATCACAAAGGGGAGTTTAATACAAGGCTTAAAACATTAGTTTTATCATGGGATAGTTTTATTGATGGCTACCGTATTGAAGATGATAAATTAAATTTAGGAATTCACGAATTTGCTCACGCCATTCACTTTAATAGTATTTATCAAGAAGATATTAATTCTATTATATTTATTGATACTTTTAATGAGTTAAGAAGCTTGATAGCTGAGGATGAATTTTTAAAAAAGAGATTAGTAACTTCAGAATATCTAAGAGACTATGCTTTTACAAACGATTTTGAGTTGCTTGCCGTTATAGTCGAAACCTTTATTGAAACACCTCAGGCTTTTAGAAATCAATTTCCGGTAATTTATTTTAAGGTTCGGCAAATGCTGAATTTCGATTTCCCTAGCTATTAG
- a CDS encoding HPP family protein, with translation MREHIPVSSIMTKTIIGLTRSDDLKRAEMLFNRHRIKHIPVVAGECIIGMLSYTDLMRISIPEVAGNDNVGLDSVVLNSFTIEQVMVKNVVTVAPETSIKDVALILANREFHALPVVDKGDLVGIVTTTDLLNYFIREF, from the coding sequence ATGAGAGAGCACATCCCAGTTTCTTCTATAATGACCAAGACAATTATAGGTTTAACCCGTTCAGACGATTTAAAACGAGCAGAAATGCTATTTAATAGACATAGAATTAAACACATTCCCGTAGTTGCAGGAGAATGCATTATAGGTATGCTTAGTTATACCGACTTAATGCGTATTAGCATCCCTGAAGTTGCAGGAAATGATAATGTTGGTTTAGATTCTGTCGTGCTTAATAGTTTTACAATAGAACAGGTTATGGTAAAAAATGTAGTAACGGTAGCTCCAGAAACTAGCATTAAAGATGTTGCTTTAATTTTAGCAAATAGAGAATTCCATGCGCTACCAGTAGTCGACAAAGGTGACTTAGTGGGCATTGTTACTACAACCGATTTATTAAACTATTTTATTAGAGAATTTTAA
- the rpe gene encoding ribulose-phosphate 3-epimerase, which produces MSSKLIAPSMLAADFGNLQRDTEMVNNSDADWFHIDVMDGHFVPNISYGMPVIAAIKKHATKPLDVHLMIEKPERYIEEFAKVGADIITVHHESTVHLHRTLTQIEDAGCKAGVVLNLTTPISVLEDILPKCYMVLLMSINPGFGGQKFEDMTYNRVKKLRKMITEQGLNTRIEIDGGVTDKNIQKLVEAGADVFVAGSHVFKSDNQIETIKQLKALANS; this is translated from the coding sequence ATGTCTTCTAAATTAATTGCTCCTTCAATGCTTGCTGCCGATTTCGGTAACTTACAACGCGATACAGAAATGGTTAATAACAGTGATGCCGATTGGTTTCACATTGATGTTATGGATGGTCATTTTGTTCCAAACATTTCATACGGAATGCCTGTAATTGCAGCTATTAAAAAGCATGCTACAAAGCCTTTAGATGTACATTTAATGATTGAAAAGCCAGAGCGTTATATTGAAGAATTTGCTAAAGTTGGTGCAGATATAATTACAGTACACCACGAATCTACAGTGCACTTACACCGTACGCTTACTCAAATTGAAGACGCAGGCTGTAAGGCTGGTGTTGTTTTAAACCTCACTACTCCTATTTCTGTTTTAGAAGATATACTACCTAAATGTTATATGGTTTTACTTATGTCTATAAACCCTGGTTTTGGAGGGCAAAAGTTTGAAGACATGACATACAATCGGGTAAAAAAACTTCGTAAAATGATTACTGAACAAGGTTTAAATACCCGAATTGAAATTGATGGTGGTGTTACCGATAAAAATATTCAAAAATTAGTTGAAGCTGGCGCTGATGTTTTTGTAGCTGGAAGTCACGTTTTTAAAAGTGATAACCAAATAGAAACCATTAAGCAATTAAAGGCCTTAGCTAATTCTTAA
- a CDS encoding BLUF domain-containing protein codes for MLKTICYTSTAKPSLSLLEFEALFCETQTKNDSNNVTGVLVKKDNLFFQIIEGHPEVIDTLFMQIKKDSRHSKISELLNVSISQLSFKAFDTGYTVIEDIDTLYGLQIYVAALEQNNIENSSLFSQIIEDLLTVN; via the coding sequence ATGTTAAAAACTATTTGCTACACGAGTACAGCAAAACCCTCACTTAGTCTTTTAGAATTTGAAGCCTTGTTTTGCGAAACTCAAACCAAAAATGACAGTAATAATGTTACAGGCGTTTTAGTAAAAAAAGACAATCTCTTTTTTCAAATAATAGAAGGTCATCCCGAAGTTATTGATACCCTTTTTATGCAAATTAAAAAAGACTCAAGACACTCTAAGATTTCGGAACTATTAAACGTCTCCATTTCTCAGCTCAGTTTTAAGGCCTTCGATACCGGATACACAGTTATCGAAGATATAGACACGCTATATGGTTTACAGATTTATGTAGCAGCCTTAGAGCAAAATAATATTGAAAACAGCAGCCTCTTCTCGCAAATTATTGAAGACCTATTAACGGTCAACTAA